A region of Methyloversatilis discipulorum DNA encodes the following proteins:
- the ruvA gene encoding Holliday junction branch migration protein RuvA — protein sequence MIGRLTGSLLEKNPPRILLDVQGVGYEVDVPMSTFYNLPAIGERVTLHTHFVVREDGHFLFGFGAPAELAAFRQLVKISGIGPRMALAVLSGMSVDELARVVAMQEAGRLTKIPGIGKKTAERLLLELRDKLMPTVSLAAAVAPDAGADILNALMALGYSDREAQAALKTLPEGVSVSDGIRQALKALSKA from the coding sequence ATGATCGGTCGCCTCACCGGCTCGCTGCTGGAAAAGAATCCGCCGCGCATCCTGCTCGATGTGCAGGGCGTGGGCTATGAAGTCGATGTGCCGATGAGCACCTTCTACAACCTGCCCGCCATCGGCGAGCGGGTGACGCTGCACACGCATTTCGTCGTGCGCGAGGACGGACATTTTCTGTTCGGTTTCGGGGCACCGGCCGAGCTGGCGGCTTTCCGCCAACTGGTGAAGATCAGCGGCATCGGCCCGCGCATGGCGCTGGCCGTGCTGTCCGGCATGTCGGTCGACGAACTTGCGCGCGTGGTGGCGATGCAGGAGGCGGGGCGGCTGACGAAGATTCCGGGCATCGGCAAGAAGACGGCCGAGCGGCTGCTGCTGGAGCTGCGCGACAAGCTGATGCCCACCGTATCGCTGGCCGCCGCGGTCGCGCCCGATGCCGGCGCCGACATCCTGAACGCGCTGATGGCGCTCGGCTACAGCGATCGCGAGGCGCAGGCGGCGCTGAAGACGCTGCCGGAAGGGGTGAGTGTGTCCGATGGCATCCGCCAGGCGCTGAAGGCGCTGTCGAAGGCCTGA